GGCGAGGATGAGGGGGGGGAAGTGCTATTCGTCGTGAGCTCGGATGTCGACCAAGCAATCCTTCTAGGCGATACTGACATGACCTGGTATCTGCGTATCACCTCGTCAGCATTACTTTCATGTCCGTGTCGCCGGCGCAAACGGACCCATCTGAGGAAGACCCATGCACACGCCCTCAGTACTAGGGAAGACCCAGCAGCGGCGACCTTGCAGGCCTCACCAAACGGGCCGACAGCCATCGTAGTACTGGCTATCGAAGACCGAGCTTCCAAGAGTCCATGGCGGACAATGGTAGGGGAGAGATGCTGCGGTAAACAGGAAACATGGAAGTGGATGAGAGACGGACGTCATGACAACGACATGCTTCGAGCAAATCACATTCCGAGCATTACACATGCCTTCACGACCTCCATCGACCATTCACCTCACATCGACTCGCGATGAACCCCCAGAGACGTAGAACATCGCGCTCGTTATCGTCACAGCACGGCGAGATGTGGGGTGGTGGTACGGCATGAAACTCTCCGAGCTACGCAGGAACGATTCAGCTCTTGGGAACTCAGGGCTGGAAGAAGAGAAGGATGCTCTAGCAAGTCTCTAGCGAAAGCGAAGCGTACCTTATATATACTCCTACGGGGACATCAAGGTGTGATACCTCTCCAGTATCTCCTGCATCATGTCTTCATCCCAGAAACCTTCCACCCCATGGCCAGAACAAACTGGCGTATGGGCCACCTACGACCTTCACTGCCACTGCGGCGCCGTTCGCTTCAACATGAAAGTCTCCCCTCCACTCTTTGAAGATGAAGCAGAGGGAAAGGGAATATATCCAGTGACAGAGTGTAACTGCTCACATTGTGAGAGGCAGGGTCTTCAGGCATGCAACAACAACCACTTTCTCGAAAGCTTCGCTCATCACTCACCAGGTTGTCCATCCTCTCCAGAAGAACGTGAACCTCACTCAAGGCGAAGACGAATTGACAAAGTACTACTGCGGCAACAAGATGAACCCTCACTTGTTCTGCAAGCATTGTGGAAGCGTGATGATGACGGACTTGACGGCTTTGGGCAAGATCTTTCCAGGCGAGCTGCGATATACTGTCAACGTAAGATCTTCCTCACGTGCGTCTATTGGGATCGTTCGCTGATGATATAGCAGGTCCGTATGCTGAAAGACTACGATGTCAGCAAGCTTACGATCAAGAAAGTCGAGTTCATGAAGGACATGCCGCCAAAGTATAGCATTGATTGAGGATGATCACGTTGGGATGTTCGCACAGGTGTAGACCTGTGCGCCTGTGAGATTGTTGACGAAGTCTCTCGCCATATCTTAGCAACAAGTGCGTTCTTGAGCACACATAGTGTACACGATACTGAAACTGTCAGCGTCATCTTCCGCTCTATACATCTCCTACTTCACCCCTCCCATCCCCCTCAACGCACTTCCCACCCCAACATTGATCAACAAATGCCACCCAACAGCCCACGCCATAGCATAAAGATACTTCGGGCTGAAGACCGTCCAGATGAACAGATGCGTGCGGAGCGCCGTACAAGCCGCCATAACAGCCAGTAAACTCGCCCCAATGAACACCGTCATGTGCGAGATATACTGCATCCACACCCCTCCATCTTCTTTCTCAACCTTTTGAGGTCCCATCGTGCTCCGCAACGTATCTTGGTGTAGCTTCTTGCGCTCCTCGTCGATCCAGCTCTTACTGTCCTTGGCCTGCTTCGCCGATGCTGGTTTGGTTGAAAGTAAGAGGTTCGCAGCGCTGCAGAGCCAGATCGGACCCGTCCAGTTGCTCGCGAAGAGGAGTACGCCCACGGCGACGATGTTGTAGTCTGCGACGCCGTTGTATGCATTGCTCAGGTCGATGCTGGAGATCGAGTTCGAGCCGCCCATGCAGAAGTAATAGGAGTGGCTGAGGAGTAGTGTTGTCATCGCAACTTCCGTGACAGGCCGTTTCCCCGGGGTTTGGCCGCCTAAGAGAATATACCCCAACGCCTCTCTCTGTACTTCCAGCCCCAGGAACAGCGGAATATTTGGCGCCCTTGTCTGCGTCATCAGGAACAGCGTGAGGAGGTAATGCAACCTCTCCGCCAAACTCGGCAGCAACCCTTTCTCCCTCGCCCCAGCCTCCCGATAGCTCAAGACCGAAAGTACCACCACAATGACCGTACACAACGCCAGCACGAAGAAAACCACCCTCGCCTGCAGCACCAAGTCGAATTGACTGGTCCAGTTTCTGATCCTGTAGGCGAGTCCATGTACCAGCTCCGGCGCATCAGCCTGCGTGAAATTCAGCTTAAACACAATCGCCGGTAGAGTCATGGCCACAACGAGCACGACCGCCACCTCCGGCGCCAAAATTCCGCCAAACGTCTTCGGAACCATTTGAAATCCATTGTAGACGTAAGCAGCCAGAATAAGCACCCACATGGCGACGTGTTCCCGCGGGAAGAAAGTATGCACAATGTCTTCGGCGCCGGCATGTTTCTGGCCAGTTTGGTTCCAGCGGATACAGAAGCGGTGAACGGCGAGAAGGGCGAAGACGGCGAGGGCGAGCCTGAGACGTGCTCTGTGGTCGATGAACTTGCTTGTGTTCTTGGCTCCGAGGATGATGAACCAGGAGGGTGTGAGCCAGTACCAGAATTGTTGCTCTTCTTCAACATAGCTGCTGGCGAACATCATGATGCCGTAAAGAACGCTTGTCGTGGCGAAGAACATTCCTGCTGTAGTAGGAGGCCAGATCGACGGGAAGGAGGATAGGGCTAGAGCAACGATGGTAGCACTGAGGCACATTCCAACAACCATGCGTGGGATGTTGTAGGAGCTTGCAGTGCCGCTGAGCGTTTCTTGCGCTTCGAGAAGGAAAGCCAACATTGCAGCATGCCGTCTCGCAGTATTGCGCCAGCTCTCTCCTGTCGCCAGTCGGTTCTCGACGTACGCCCACAGACAGGCAAGGCGAGGTTCACCTTCGTCTTGATCCGTGCAGATGTCGCTCGAGGGCATGTTCTTCGGCTCGAAGCTGGCGACCTTCGACCTGAAAGACTCGGCTCCGTATGTAGCCTCGATGATTTCCAGAGTCTGCTTCGTATTCCTCTTGAAGAGCTCCGTCGTACCTTCCTCCTTCAAGAGCCCAGTGGTAGAGGTCTCATCCTGCGTCAGCAGACCTGTCAATTCGGGTATAGAGACTCCCAAACTATTCCTCGGAATTGGCAGACTCATCAATCCAGCCAGCGTCGGTACCAGATCGCTTTGCTGGATCTTCGTATAGTAGTGAAATTCCGTGCCCTCCTTCGGCAGTGTAGGACACTCATACTCCCTGCTCTTTTTCATCTTTCTGAGCTTGGGGCTGGCGAACAGCAGCGCAGGCTCCGTCTCACCAGGTCCGCTGCCCCCATGATTCCCACCATTGTTCATGCCATGGTCGCCGGCCAATACCAGCAGTGTATCTTCCAAACGCGGCTTTTTCTCCATCGTCTCATAGATCGTCTTCACGATCCCATCCATCTCCCTCTGTTTCGGCAGCATATTCGGTCCCTGCGGTCCCGTCTTGTGCCCAATGTGATCCAGACCCAGATAATGCATAATCATCGCATTCCAATCACTCTCCGCCAGCTGCTCGGGGACATGACGCGTAACGTTATTGTCAACTTCTGTGAAATCCTGCAAGAACGAAAAAACGTTTATACTCAGCTATCTGGACCGCTAGCACGTTACCAGGGCCAGTTCTACTGACCGAAACAAAGAAGCTACTCGTCCCATCGAACCTGCTGAAGAACTGTCCCTTGCCAGCGCCTGTCTGGCCGGACTCGAAGAGTTTCAGCCACGTGTCGTCGCCGTAGAAGATGAGGTTGCCGCCCTTTGCGCGGATCTGGGCGAGCCAGGTGTCTTGGTTGGCGAGGGAGGAGGAGGTGTCTGATTCGgcgaagttgaggatcaGGTCGAGGAAAGAGGGGACGGAGCCTGTGGTTAGTGCTTTGACGCGAGGCATTGTGACCGTGGGTGGTGTTGCGTGTGCTGTGAAGGGGATCGCGGCACCATCGCGGATGAGGCTGTGGTTTGAGGTGTTAGTAGAGCAAGACAGACATGTTTCCCGGCGTCTGGCTATCGTGATATTACCTCTGTGTGAAGTCGAAGCCAGAGTTGTGGCCGTAGACGAAGTCACTTCTGAGCGCATCCACGACCATGAATACCACGCGATCGAAGACTGGTGGAGTAGAGGCAACCTCAATGTCGTCGAATGTCGCTAGACCTGGCAGGACAGGTTTATAAGGAAAGAAGCCCGTCGCGAAGACCAGTACCGCGATCGGGAGCAGCACATTGGCTAATGTCAAGCACGCCGTTCTGAAACCAGCAGAGCGCGCCATCGCCGACGATAGAAAGGACTGTCCAAAAGATCACGGAGAAAGGAGTGCTGGCATATTGTGGAGAGAGGAGAGCTGTCCAACGCTGGGAGAGAAGTTCCGCGACACGCTCCCGCTGACTGATCGACTTCCGCCACCTTTTCCGCTGCTCTCAATCGTCTACCTTCTTCAGCGAGCGCACTGCCCTTCTATTCTCTCGGTATTACCTTTCGCTCAGTATGCGCCCTTTGCAAGATTCACACGTGCCGATCGACGTTGCCAGGCCTCCAAGGCCGTACTGATGGCACAGAGCGTGGCGGAAGACGACGACGATGACGCGCCGCGCCGTGCAAAGCAAGACATACGGCGATATGAAGCTGGCAACAACGACATGGAGGATGAATCAGTGGTACGGTGATAATGAGAGCGATGGTAAGCAGCACAAATTCAATTTTGTTTATTACGCGCTTTCTACTTCTGCTTTCATGCCAATTCTATGGCAAGTGAGAACCATCCTGTCTTGATGTCAAGGCCATTCAAGCACGACACTCTGTCGCGTTGTGCTCTTCAAAGCTCTGTCATCCAACTTCAGTACTGGCCGGCATACTGGTAGCCGTTGCCGCCATTGGCGGACTGAGCTGGGCCAGCGTACTGGTCGCCACCGTTGAAGGCGCGAGGCACCTCGTAGTCACGTGAGAGAGTGACGTTCTGGGGGCGACCGCCAGCGAGGCGACCGCGGGAGATGGTGCGCGACATGTTGGCTGGGTTGCGTGGACCGTAGCCAGCGAAGCCGCCGTTGCCGTAGCCTGGACCGTAGGCACCTGGAGCTGGCATGAAGGTTGGGCCGCCGTACTGCTGGGGCGCGTACGGGTAGCTCATGCCGTACGGGGCGAAGGCAGCATTCTGTGCGTACATGGCCGGTGGGTACATTGCTGGAGGGGCGCCGACGGGACCTGGGCCGCCGGTGATGTACTGGCCGCCCTGCTGGAAGCCGAAGGCAGGGTTGAAGAGTCCCTGATGAGCGTGCCAGGCAGCATCCTCCTGCAGCTGGCGAGGTGTGCCGCGATCGAAGTTCGAGCGACGAGC
Above is a window of Fulvia fulva chromosome 6, complete sequence DNA encoding:
- a CDS encoding GPI ethanolamine phosphate transferase 2: MARSAGFRTACLTLANVLLPIAVLVFATGFFPYKPVLPGLATFDDIEVASTPPVFDRVVFMVVDALRSDFVYGHNSGFDFTQSLIRDGAAIPFTAHATPPTVTMPRVKALTTGSVPSFLDLILNFAESDTSSSLANQDTWLAQIRAKGGNLIFYGDDTWLKLFESGQTGAGKGQFFSRFDGTSSFFVSLSINVFSFLQDFTEVDNNVTRHVPEQLAESDWNAMIMHYLGLDHIGHKTGPQGPNMLPKQREMDGIVKTIYETMEKKPRLEDTLLVLAGDHGMNNGGNHGGSGPGETEPALLFASPKLRKMKKSREYECPTLPKEGTEFHYYTKIQQSDLVPTLAGLMSLPIPRNSLGVSIPELTGLLTQDETSTTGLLKEEGTTELFKRNTKQTLEIIEATYGAESFRSKVASFEPKNMPSSDICTDQDEGEPRLACLWAYVENRLATGESWRNTARRHAAMLAFLLEAQETLSGTASSYNIPRMVVGMCLSATIVALALSSFPSIWPPTTAGMFFATTSVLYGIMMFASSYVEEEQQFWYWLTPSWFIILGAKNTSKFIDHRARLRLALAVFALLAVHRFCIRWNQTGQKHAGAEDIVHTFFPREHVAMWVLILAAYVYNGFQMVPKTFGGILAPEVAVVLVVAMTLPAIVFKLNFTQADAPELVHGLAYRIRNWTSQFDLVLQARVVFFVLALCTVIVVVLSVLSYREAGAREKGLLPSLAERLHYLLTLFLMTQTRAPNIPLFLGLEVQREALGYILLGGQTPGKRPVTEVAMTTLLLSHSYYFCMGGSNSISSIDLSNAYNGVADYNIVAVGVLLFASNWTGPIWLCSAANLLLSTKPASAKQAKDSKSWIDEERKKLHQDTLRSTMGPQKVEKEDGGVWMQYISHMTVFIGASLLAVMAACTALRTHLFIWTVFSPKYLYAMAWAVGWHLLINVGVGSALRGMGGVK